The following proteins are co-located in the Clavibacter capsici genome:
- a CDS encoding trypsin-like serine protease has product MRIPHRERPARSGASRRRPVRSRLLALVAALAAVVALGAVGTAPANAEPGDRFTLPVIAGSKIDSSNGTCTVGAVFVARRWYLMLTPYQRATRYILTAAHCGPMYSTVHVGAAAIGTVDWISPHRSDIELIRVSPQPDERTLYCRSHHSSPAFCSPIQTYTPRANGQVFMPSRGRVGRQPIQGTAEPTGRFCTSGFVSGVRCTYHPVSLPRGVQTRWRHVSAGETDEHDAFAGGDSGAPVVSYGHQLLGIVSGKTENNQYLLYTSIDQVLAELPAYVLAPPS; this is encoded by the coding sequence ATGCGCATCCCCCACCGCGAACGCCCGGCGAGGAGCGGCGCGAGCCGTCGTCGGCCCGTACGCTCCCGCCTCCTCGCCCTCGTCGCCGCGCTCGCGGCGGTCGTCGCGCTCGGCGCCGTCGGCACCGCCCCGGCCAACGCCGAGCCCGGCGACCGCTTCACCCTCCCGGTGATCGCGGGCTCCAAGATCGACTCGTCGAACGGCACCTGCACGGTCGGCGCCGTCTTCGTCGCCCGCCGCTGGTACCTCATGCTCACGCCGTACCAGAGGGCGACCCGCTACATCCTCACGGCCGCGCACTGCGGGCCGATGTACTCGACCGTCCACGTCGGCGCCGCGGCCATCGGCACGGTCGACTGGATCTCGCCCCACCGGTCGGACATCGAGCTGATCCGCGTCTCGCCCCAGCCGGACGAGCGGACGCTGTACTGCCGCTCGCACCACTCCTCGCCGGCGTTCTGCAGCCCCATCCAGACGTACACGCCGCGCGCGAACGGCCAGGTCTTCATGCCGAGCCGCGGTCGCGTCGGACGGCAGCCGATCCAGGGCACGGCCGAGCCCACCGGCCGGTTCTGCACGTCCGGGTTCGTGAGCGGGGTCAGGTGCACCTACCACCCGGTGAGCCTCCCCCGCGGCGTGCAGACGCGGTGGCGGCACGTCTCCGCGGGAGAGACGGACGAGCACGACGCCTTCGCCGGCGGCGACTCCGGCGCTCCGGTGGTGTCGTACGGGCACCAGCTGCTCGGGATCGTCTCCGGCAAGACGGAGAACAACCAGTACCTGCTCTACACGTCGATCGACCAGGTGCTCGCGGAGCTGCCGGCGTACGTGCTGGCGCCCCCGAGCTGA
- a CDS encoding helix-turn-helix transcriptional regulator — MRQMDPAGLAEFLRRRREALQPEDVGLPRTARRRTSGLRREEVAALSSMSADYYARIERGSSPQPSEQMLAAIAHGLHLTVDERDHLFLLAGHQPAARGGSGDHVGPGLQRILDRLVDTPAEVVTELGETLMQTPMGVALTGDTAHITGPERSMGYRWFADPASRRLFAAEDHAALGRLWVSGLREVATKRGPGSRAARYVELLLPRSAEFRELWGAHEVGLRPGAVKRFEHPELGRLELSCQTLTDPEQAHHLLVYTAAPGSESHEKLRLLGVIGAQRMG, encoded by the coding sequence ATGCGCCAGATGGATCCCGCGGGGCTCGCCGAGTTCCTCCGCCGACGCCGCGAGGCGCTCCAGCCCGAGGACGTCGGGCTCCCCCGCACCGCCCGTCGCCGCACGAGCGGGCTCCGGCGCGAGGAGGTGGCGGCCCTCTCCAGCATGTCGGCCGACTACTACGCGCGCATCGAGCGCGGCAGCAGCCCGCAGCCGTCCGAGCAGATGCTCGCGGCGATCGCGCACGGCCTGCACCTCACGGTCGACGAGCGCGATCACCTGTTCCTCCTCGCCGGCCACCAGCCGGCGGCGCGCGGCGGATCCGGCGACCACGTGGGCCCCGGCCTCCAGCGGATCCTCGACCGGCTCGTCGACACCCCCGCCGAGGTGGTGACGGAGCTCGGCGAGACGCTCATGCAGACGCCGATGGGCGTCGCGCTCACGGGCGACACCGCGCACATCACCGGGCCGGAGCGGAGCATGGGGTACCGGTGGTTCGCGGATCCCGCCAGCCGCCGCCTCTTCGCCGCGGAGGACCACGCGGCCCTCGGGCGGCTGTGGGTGTCGGGGCTGCGCGAGGTCGCGACGAAGCGGGGCCCCGGATCCCGCGCCGCCCGCTACGTGGAGCTGCTGCTGCCGCGGAGCGCCGAGTTCCGCGAGCTGTGGGGGGCGCACGAGGTGGGCCTGCGGCCCGGCGCCGTGAAGCGCTTCGAGCACCCGGAGCTCGGCCGGCTGGAGCTCTCGTGCCAGACCCTCACGGATCCGGAGCAGGCGCACCACCTCCTCGTCTACACGGCCGCGCCGGGCTCCGAGAGCCACGAGAAGCTGCGGCTGCTGGGGGTGATCGGGGCGCAGCGGATGGGGTGA
- a CDS encoding N-acetyltransferase — protein MSPDPVILRSDDARLAGLLSDGWVVSARSWGAQLDARRVDEADLRARVAGIAPGLRIRELGSDDRDRILELDAATIDDYPGGPATRHAPFTPGTTLAGTPARRAFGALDADGRLVALTVLDVDVPGARAETDVTVVAPAHRSQGLGRAVKAASVLALRDAGIETFRTGGSRENAAIIAAGTALGYRIDEGWVTLDAPEAADDRAGGRRTSADHR, from the coding sequence ATGAGCCCCGACCCCGTCATCCTCCGGTCCGACGACGCGCGGCTGGCCGGGCTCCTCTCGGACGGGTGGGTCGTGTCCGCCCGGTCGTGGGGCGCGCAGCTCGACGCCCGGCGCGTCGACGAGGCGGACCTCCGCGCGCGCGTGGCCGGCATCGCGCCCGGCCTGCGGATCCGCGAGCTCGGGTCGGACGACCGGGACCGGATCCTCGAGCTCGACGCCGCCACGATCGACGACTACCCGGGCGGCCCCGCCACGCGGCACGCGCCCTTCACCCCGGGGACCACGCTCGCGGGCACCCCGGCGAGGCGGGCGTTCGGGGCGCTGGACGCGGACGGGCGACTCGTCGCCCTGACGGTCCTCGACGTGGACGTGCCGGGCGCCCGCGCCGAGACGGACGTGACGGTGGTCGCGCCCGCGCACCGCTCCCAGGGGCTCGGTCGTGCCGTGAAGGCCGCGTCCGTCCTCGCGCTGCGGGACGCCGGCATCGAGACGTTCCGAACCGGCGGATCCCGGGAGAACGCGGCGATCATCGCGGCGGGCACCGCGCTCGGCTACCGCATCGACGAGGGGTGGGTCACCCTGGACGCGCCGGAGGCTGCCGACGACCGGGCCGGTGGCCGGCGGACGTCCGCCGACCACCGGTGA
- a CDS encoding SDR family oxidoreductase has protein sequence MPRRPIDVPVPDLTGRRALVTGGSDGIGLALATRLAGAGAEVLLPVRDRRKGEAAVARIRERHPAARVALHDLDLASLASVEALAARLADEGAPLHLLVANAGVMTPPERRTTADGFELQIGTNHLGHVALVGRLLPLLRAGSARVVSQVSVAATSGAVAWDDLQWERRYNAMRAYSSSKIAFGLFGLELQRRSAAGGWGITSALAHPGVAPTSLLAARTETGRSRDGLDVRTIRLLSRLGILVGTVDTAYLPALVAATAPDAGARMYGPRGPGHLGGSPTDLPPFSRVAVEADARRIWALSEELTGVRFPA, from the coding sequence ATGCCCCGTCGCCCCATCGACGTCCCCGTCCCCGACCTCACCGGCCGCCGCGCCCTCGTCACGGGAGGCAGCGACGGCATCGGCCTCGCGCTCGCCACCCGGCTCGCCGGCGCGGGCGCCGAGGTGCTGCTGCCCGTGCGCGACCGCCGCAAGGGCGAGGCCGCCGTGGCCAGGATCCGCGAGCGCCACCCCGCCGCCCGCGTCGCGCTGCACGACCTCGACCTCGCGTCGCTCGCGTCGGTCGAGGCGCTCGCTGCCCGGCTCGCGGACGAGGGCGCGCCCCTCCACCTCCTCGTCGCGAACGCCGGCGTCATGACGCCGCCCGAGCGCCGCACCACCGCCGACGGCTTCGAGCTGCAGATCGGCACCAACCACCTCGGCCACGTCGCGCTCGTCGGCCGGCTGCTGCCGCTGCTGCGGGCGGGATCCGCGCGCGTCGTCTCGCAGGTGAGCGTCGCCGCGACTTCCGGCGCTGTCGCGTGGGACGACCTCCAGTGGGAGCGCCGCTACAACGCGATGCGCGCGTACAGCTCGTCGAAGATCGCGTTCGGGCTCTTCGGCCTCGAGCTCCAGCGGCGGAGCGCGGCGGGCGGGTGGGGGATCACGAGCGCCCTCGCGCACCCGGGCGTCGCGCCGACCAGCCTCCTCGCGGCGCGCACGGAGACGGGCCGGTCCCGCGACGGGCTCGACGTGCGGACGATCCGGCTGCTGTCGCGGCTCGGGATCCTCGTCGGCACGGTCGACACCGCGTACCTGCCGGCGCTCGTCGCCGCGACGGCCCCCGATGCGGGCGCGCGCATGTACGGCCCGCGCGGTCCGGGCCACCTGGGCGGCTCCCCGACCGACCTGCCGCCGTTCTCGCGCGTCGCGGTCGAGGCCGACGCGCGCCGCATCTGGGCGCTGTCGGAGGAGCTGACGGGGGTGCGGTTCCCGGCGTGA
- a CDS encoding nucleotidyltransferase domain-containing protein, translating to MTDPADAGPVLGLDDAAFLEHVADVLAAVPGVRGVALGGSRAQGASRPGSDWDMAVHYRGSFDPDALRARR from the coding sequence GTGACGGACCCCGCCGACGCGGGTCCCGTCCTCGGGCTCGACGACGCCGCGTTCCTCGAGCACGTGGCCGACGTGCTCGCCGCGGTGCCGGGCGTGCGGGGCGTGGCGCTCGGCGGATCGCGCGCGCAGGGCGCCTCCCGCCCCGGCAGCGACTGGGACATGGCCGTCCACTACCGCGGGTCCTTCGACCCCGACGCCCTGCGCGCCCGGCGCTGA